The Euphorbia lathyris chromosome 4, ddEupLath1.1, whole genome shotgun sequence genomic interval AATGAATTAGATATTGCAAAACTGTATTACCTGAGGATGCAAAATTatgaacagatgatgaagagctttTCCTACCACTTCTACCACGGCTCCTAGACGAACTACTAGAACGAGCACGTCCCCGCCGAGGTTCGTTGTACTCCCAGGCACTAGGCATACGTTTTGTAGATTTACCCAACTTCGGTCGTCCTCGAACGTTAATTTTCACATCAGGTTCGGTGTAATGTgcttgatcagggtgtagttgatcatgtaTAAGTATTGAAATGTTTCGCAGCAAGGCTGGGTCACCTTTAGATACCTGGTCGACTAAGGATTTAAAATATCTCTGATCCTCTgtctgatcattacacccttCAGTTTCATGAGTCTGGccataattaatcaaaaatgTTCTCCATAACACATGAACCCTCTCAACACTGATAAGATCACCGGACTCATAAGCTTGTTTGATCTcgcatgcacatggtatctgatgagaggttctcaatacacaTCCACAACGCGCATTCACTTCATGGCTCAGACTTCTCATGTGAGCTAACTCAACATTGATTAGTTGCATGCAGTAGTGTGAGACTTTGCATACCAGGTGGTTAAAGGGGAATTCGGAGTAAGAGACTCCTTTACGAAGCCTggactgctcaagcatgtacctaATAAGAACATAAACATACCATCAGTTGACTGAGATTTACAAATACATGATAAGAATACAAACATCTTCCAATAGAACTTATTGAAAATACCTGATATGAGATGCCTGGGCTTCTATCTGCTTATGAACCTTTTGCCATACCGTATCCAGTGATCCTTTGGATGTATTGAGCCATTGTTTCATACtcgcatgttcgctctccacatGACAAGTGGTagtgttgccaaaatgtaagaAATTTTCCGTCCatgcaacaacaaacttctccttatgcaccaaccacgtctcctcaacgTACGAAATAAGAGTTTGGTACCTGCTCATCGAATCCTTCATCTTGCCGAGATTGTCCTCGTACTccgtgttaagcccaaaatatacctaaaatatcatcaataattacatcaatattgctacgaatttatgctatttatacctatttagaatgcttttactttcgaatatgtttctttcatgcaaggtacataaatatttggtaaaatccaaataggagtaaaaagagctcaaaaatagaagaaaagcctacaaaaggagtcgaagacgatgaaaattaataacgccaagtcgaggacacgaatgAGAGCTGGAAAACCAAaaatgctccgtgccgcgaTCGCGGCTTTCCcttttcacggtcgcgacacgcgtcgccagGCATTTTTCcccttcgtttgaagaccacttgatgctcccccattctcggtacgagcaggagatttggaagcctagttacacactttcgttttcgacggaaCGCGATCATTCGAATGGATAAGAATGTCCCTTCACAAGGTATACGTCTCTCCACAATGGATACGTCTttccacaacggacacgacacttcgatcaatactcttcaacatctataaataaagagttgatggagagttgaaaaatatgatgtgatatgtgtagaagaaagaaattagtgtagaatttatgcagaaattccgagtcaagtgattcagaagttagatttagattctgtaaaaagcaatataatgtacacacattgtttactaaataataacaaattcagtagcgtttaggcattgttccagtttagttttcattttggtagtggaccgacccagtctctattacgaagattcaacgagaagattgagtagaggattcgcccctgagcctgacaaactcgaacgaaacccaaggaaaggattgacaacccgttcacttgcacgccgtcgaagaattcaatgctccatgttctctataaacttgtatcaatttatatttcatctaataaagtctgttctattcgatagattattatgtagcactttggtaaatgagccgaagtggattgatgctggtgttttcattaaaacgtatttaatttaaatctttacaaggaaacttttttgaacacttaggcaaattatcatctagaaagagttttaatttgattaagggcaactatcccgaaagggttttgtcacgTTCAAAGctaattaattagaggttccgtcatttatttcatcgttataattcatacaaagttgaaagttgtttctttgcttaatgcaaacaaatatacctgcttacttttctaaagtactaaaatgttcctgttttgcaaattcaatcttaaatcagatattttctaacaatcttcatattctaatctaattcttattctagctatttcaaaaccaaaaccgattaaacgatttttccatattataaaccttaaattagttttaaccgattgtaaagaagttttgttaaaaaagcgttccctgtgggattgatatcttttattactacaagcgtataccgtgcacttgcggaaatcgctcaacactccGCAATGGATAAAGATTCAATTAATGTTCTCCAttttccattcttgaatttgCCGGCAATTGATTTGTCTCCCATGATTCTGTATGCCCGATCTTCTACATCCTTGTTTATATGCCATGTGCATAGCAAATGTGCTGTATGTGGGAAAACATCCAGAATCAGTTTCAACAACCCCAACTCCCTATCACTGACGATAACAGTTGGGTTGAGATCAAACTCAATCAAAACCCTCAGCCGCTGCAGGACCCAACGGTAACTTCCTTCAGTCTTATCTTTAATGATGGCATATGCGATCTTGAAATTGTTATTGCAaggcgtcatcccaacaatttcaacatgacattttgtacttgttggttttgtacgtggaatcaatgccgatgtaccagtgATAAGTCTTGAATAAATCTACTgattctggatgtgccataaacacatgTGTAATGACGCTGGAATCACCCTCAGTTTGCGTATAAAGAGCATACTTGTTCTCGAGAGCGATATGATAGAACTCACTAGCCaagtctctaccttcaaacccATCATTCCTCATCTTATCTCTATAGTTGTAGACGTGTTTAATTGTTGGGTGGTCTTCAGGATGCTTTTCTTTAAcggctgctaaaatagcacaaggctttgcttgagccgaaCTCATATCACGAACGATTAatttagatgcgatactgagtccgctcatctgccgacttccctctAGATACACACGTAACGAATGATTGTGCTGACCATTTAAtccagccttagcctttatcccccaaCCAGTAAGGTCTGACCGTTGATAGGCTTTAACCTCAAATTTACAcctgcacgctttagttttcGTTTTTCGTATTAACCCTGCATCATCTGTTTTCCCTCTGtagcgttcaccccgtgaacatctcaattgctttttctttccaccaTTTTTATGCGAAGATATTGTAATCTCAAACCCAATTCGAATAGCTACCTGTTTTGCCCAAGTAACAGCATCTTCACACGAAGCGAAAACGGTGTCCGTTATAAAACGAGAACTGTAATCAATGACATCCGGTTGCCAATCTTCTAACGATtcctaaatatataaaaaatgcataatatgtattaacaatacgcaaaaaaatgttaaaaaatgacATTCGGTTGCATAATAGGTATTAACAATAcatgtaaaaatttaaaaatttaaatttagggCTTAGTCGGGTTAAAAAATACAATTCCGAGCTTGTTCGGGTCTCGTATAGGCTAAACGGACAGGCTGCCCGGTTAAAATGCGGCAAATTGGTCAAATTATGCCTAAATGGGCAGCCTGCCCGTTCCACCGTACGTGGGAACGGGAAAGTCACGCCGCGCGCGCCGACTGCGGAACGAGCGGCATGCGCTGCTCGTTCCGCAGGCCGAACGGGCAGCGCGCTCCGCTCGTTCGGCCCGCGGAACGAGCAGCGCATGCCGCTCGTTCCGTAGGCCGAACGGGCAGTTCGGCCGTGCGGACGAACAGCATCGGCCGCCCGTTTAGGccaattcaattaaaaaaataaataaattcaaaaaacgaaatttaaatttaaatttaaatttatatcgtaGGATTACCTCTTGTATgaaatcatggtcttcgggaattatcgggtccattttcgtccaattagagtttttaggcttgggagaaaaagagaggaaaaaaaagttttggtttttgagtttaaattatgaggAGGGCATAATTGTCAAAACAGTGCGGTAGGTGGAAAAACATATTGCGGCAAATAGCAGCCCACTTGTTTAAACGAGAGAATCTATATAGCTGAACTATCAGTAGCTGCCTTGCAATCTGAAATAACAAGCAATCTAACGATATCATTCTCTTTAACAAAAATGAGACCATTTAAACCGGACATGCCCCACTaatctatttttaaatatattaattatgattattatttttatataattattgattaaattaagggttaatttcaaataaacctctgtggtttcacATATTTTCAGATTGATACCTGTGGTTAgtaaaatttcatttttccAAATTTGGCTGATACCCCTTTGGTTTCATATATATTGACATGTTGTTTATAATTGTGTTAATAACGTGTACACCAAATATTTGAGATAATTTTTTATGATGAACTTGTATGTTACAAActtaattattattagtttGACAAGTTTCTTTTATCTTAGTATTAAATTGTTCATAAGTGCACTGGTTGAACCTGTTCAAGCCTGCTTTGTATAGATTGGGGTTGGATATATTAAGGAATATTCACATGTACAttaatgaccaagtgaatttgatcATTAACTATTAGATATAGGTTTAATAAATCTAAGCTTTAGAATACTTTGAATCTCCACTTTatgatatattattttttattgatcaaTTAACCTTTGTATATGTCAATTGTATAAAATTGTTTATTATCTTGATTATTTATTGGATTATTGAATTGATCAAATAAATTTAGTAGTTCATATATCTAAACTTATTAAATTTagtaagcctagatctaatgtTGAATAATCATAATTTGATCATTCAAGATCCAAATaacattattataattattaataatatattattttttattgatcagttaatttttttttctttcgaaaaggatcaattaatCTTTGTGTGTATGTCAAATGTAAAAAATTGTTTATTATCttgattatttatttgattAGTGTGTAGTAATTTACTGGTGTAGTAGATTTGACTATAAAAATGTTGGACCCATTGTTATTGCCCATAAAGTGAAAGGCTCTAATTGAAATAAATCACCATGTTTAATTTACTTATAACTATCATAAATGAAATACTAATATCaattaatacatcattttcccTCAACTTTCAGGGTTAATttacttaatacatcatttgttgcctcaacttgtccaaaaaggttgAATGATTTTGTAAACTTTCAAAATGTTCTGATAGCTTCCtcaacttatataaaatattcaattagcatcctaaacttgcgtaaaatataatcaattaatcactcgcttgcaaaaataaattaaatataaaagatgTATTACATGCGTCTAAAAAAATGAAACGACCAAAGCCAGGATACACAGTTCTAAAGTTTTATAGTTagcaaataaaaacttttttaaTCTATCATGTAATAATACTCGTGCAACACATCTTCGCAACTTACCTTTTTTAACTAAATGATTAATTAACTAACCATTTTATACAAATCGCAAAAGCTATtgaaacactttgaaagttcaaaaaatcaatccaatttttttggacaaattcaaggAACAAATGACATATTAAGTCATTTCTTaatattaaaaaccaatcaaattttttagacaaattcaaaggataaaatgacatattaagtcacttcttaataataaaataattctaACTTTAGATCTGATTTCTCCTGTAATCATTTTACCCAGATTTCAACAATAATAATCACTACAATATACACACAGATAACCCGTACACCAAATCTTTTGTATggattaaaaagaaataaaaattacatattttCATTCATTCTCTCCCTTGAATCTCTCCCTTGAAGAACCAAAGATGTAATAACAAAAAAGTAAGTTGCACATGGAACACAAGGTGTGTTGCACGCGCCTTTTAAGTTTGTTTCAACTGAAGTTTCTAAACTTGTTCCGACCTATATATTATACCCCAATAAATACACATATGTACACTTTCTAATCTTGTTGTGGCCTAGTCAGGATTGCCCAATTTGATTAAATCCATACAAATCCCGCTTGAATCCATGGCGGACGACCAACATGATATCCATTAGCAGGATGGAATTTCTGACCAGCCGGACATAATATACAACCATGGTTGAATCCTGCATCAAGTGCATAGTCAATATTATAACTTGAGCATTTAGTCTAGGTGTGTATTCACATCAACAAAAACAGGGCATATAATTTTTTACTTAATGACACTATGGAATTTAAACTCATCTATTAGCTGTCAACTGATGAATATGTAACCAAGATACTTAATTGCAAATTATATTTTGAAATCCAGCAGCAAAGGATAATATGTGCATTACCAGGATCATCACTAGGCTCGAATGTACAACAGTAAGTTGCATTACATTTCGATGAACAATCGCTTTCCAATAATTCACCAAAGAAGTGTTTTGGAGAGACATCAGTGCAGTCAGCATTCTTCGGTTTAGCAATGAAGCTGACATGACACCATGCTTGATCACTCTTAGATTCAGGGTTCAATAGCCTCGAACGTTCTGAATACAAGACTTCTAAAATTTCGAACTCATCATCCTACCAACAAGTGTAAAATTAGAAATGCTGCAGCACAAGTGGTTAAAATAAATAGGAAAGACGTAGCAAATGGGAAACCTGGCTTTTTTCATAAAATTCCATAGCTTTCTTTGCATATCTACGATCCTTAGCCTTCCGGACTTCCACGAATCTGATTTGCTCAAATCATGCTAAATATTAGTATTATAGTCATAGTAATAGCTGAGCATAAGCCAGCAATTATTaacaaatatatttttcaaGTCATAGTAATATTTATCAGTAAAGATTGAAACTTATGATTTATTTGATGCTACAAGTCACAATTTCTCCTTTTATATACCACTCGTGAATGCAAAAGAAACAGATGAATCTTTTGCAGCAATCTTTCACAGAGTTATGTAATTTGGTTTGTTCTCGAACCATAGTATTTGACTCTCCAATTATAATAGATCAACTACTTCGTTCAATCACAGATGTTGAGAGAGACCAAAATTCAAAACCCTGACAATTAATGAAgcaattaataataaattagaaaCTTTACATGGGGTCAACTGATTTGTTCATGGGTCTCCAAAAGAATGGGCAAGACTCGAAGCCTGCATCCATATCTTCATCAGAGGCATCAATTGCTCTTTGCACCCTTTAATTGCAGAACAAAGGAAATGAGAAGCACAGACTAATGATAAACATGTAATGTGAAAGCTTTTCAGAACACAGCagtatgaagaaaacatcaaaCGTCTAATTGACATGAATTGATGAAACCTTGTGCAGTAATTTTTCACAATGTTATCAATCAACATTATTAACTAACTAGGATTTCATCTGTAACCAGACCGTGGTATTTGATTCACCAAAAATTAGAAACTTTACCTAGCCATCCACTCCTTATTGACTTTGTTATGCACGGAGCCTCCTCTTTGCACCCTTTAATTGCAGAACAAACCAAATGAAAAGCACATACTAATGATAAACATGTAACACGAAAGCTTTTCAGAACACGTCAATAAGAAGAAAGCATCAAACCCTAAAACCAAGTCATACTAAAAGTCACAACAACAAGGTCTACTTGACATGAATTCATGAAACCTAGGGCAGTAATTTATCATCTAAGAATAGGTGAAGCAATTAATTATCATCTAAGTATGATTTGGTTTGTTACCGGAACATGGTATTTGACTCGCAAAATATAACAGGTAAAGTACTTTGTTCAATCACAAAAGTTGAAATAGACCAAAATTCAGTACCCTGAGAATTGGTGAAGCAATTAATTACGAGTTAGAAACTTCACCTAGAGGCACGCTTCTTCTTGACTCTCTTACACTTGATTTGGTGATGCTGGAAGCCTCCACCCATCTCTCCTTGAGAGGCATCAATTCCCCTTTGCACCCTTTAATTGCAGAACAAATGAAATGAAAAGCACAGACTAATGATAAACATGTAAGGTGAAAGCTTTTCAGAACACAGTGATAAGAAGCAAACATCAAACCCTACAACCAATTAATGCTAAAAGTCACAACAACaggaattaattaattgacatGAATTCATGAAACATTGTACAATAATGTTTTACAATGTTATCTATCAATATTATTAACTAATCAGGATTTCATTGTCGCCAAAAATTCAAACCCTAAGAATAAGAATTAGTTATAAATTAGAAAGTTTACCAAGGGAGACGCTCCTTCTTGACTCTCTTATGATGCGGCTTGGAGCCTCCTTGAGAGGCATCAGTTCCTCTGTGCATCCTTTAATTGCAGAAGAAACCAAATGAAAAGGAGTGAGTAATGATAAACATGTAATGCGAAAACAACTTTTATCAGAATACTGCAATAAGGTCTACTTGACATGAATTCATGAAACCTTGTGCATTAATTTATCATCTAAGAATAGGTGAAGCAATTActgtaaaattataaattagaacATGGTATTGACTCTCAAAATATAACAGATCTACTACTTGGTTCAATCACAAAAGTTAAGTTGAAATAGAGCAAAATTCGAAACCCTAAGAATCGGTGAAGCAATTACtgtaattataaattagaaacttCACCTAGAGCCATGTAGCTTCTTGTTGACTCTGTTACGACGGTCGGAGCTTCCACCAATCTCTCCTTGCACCCTTTAATCCCagtgaaaaaacaaaaagaacgCAAATGAATAACAAACAAAGATGTAAGATAATGAAAGCTTTTCAAAACATACAGTCCGTACCATTTCGATTTCGATTTCGATTTCGGTTCTCCTTCCATCGATCCCTAATTTCAACGCCGACAACTCCTTGTATACACTACACTGGTAAGGGTTTTAACAAAGGTCGGTTATGTTCTTCACGACAAAATAACTTTATATAGTGTTAAATAAGTTTTATTCTATAGGAAATAAAAAACGAGAGATTAATagaggtaaataaaaataatgaaatctaaactattattaattttaaattaaatgaaTATTAATGAAAATTAAACTTTTCTTTAAGAGGAAATTAATGGAAATTAGTATGGTTTTATAAagcatttgaaaaataattcattaaactgtATTATCGGtcataaatcttgtcatctacgtTTCAGACAgtcatttttatcattttattagtaaccgattataaacatatgataaggcatgaattcttttaaaaaaattaaaaaaatatattgttttttGTATGAGTtcggataaaaaaattcaaatattttacaaatttataaatattaatcttcaattctattattaaaacacggaaaatataaaatattctttttagaaccaactgatatgcaattggtgcagattaaggaacaaaatatatcggtgtttataataatgtttgaaattgcatcattttacacGTTATGAGTATAATTGCTCCTGCCTGTAAATATTTGAGGCATATTTACAACTTATCCCTGTGATAAATTAATCTTGTTTAACAGTTTTTTTAAAGTAAATGAAGGttaatgaaaattaatttactcTAAATTAGGAGTTAATGGAAGTaatgaaaaatttattaaaatttatgtcTCTCTAGAATGATAAATTAATGGAAGTAatgaaaattttattaaaatttatgtcTCTCTAGAATGATAAATTATTAGAAGTATCTGGTTCTTCATGTCAAATGGATGACCTTCTATACATATTTTTCCATATGTAATATAGATTCACACATATTATAAGTGGCATCACAATACACatgtttaaatataaattttcatTCTCCTTCATATTTAAACTCACAATCGTTAAACGTTCAATTCTAATTTACATTCTATAAACTTCACAATaatgttaatttttaactttcatttcaATCATTCCATTACTTCCTTCAATTAACACCTCTATTAACCTCTAAACCATAACCTCTAAATCAGGGACTAATGGAAGTAAtgaaaatttcattaatttttttttatctttgcaGAATAAGCTTTAACTTTCTTTCCCCTTCTCCGAAAACGAAGCTAAACTTTTAACTCTCATTTGCATTTTATAAACTCTCAAATAATGTgagtaaatttcatcaatggtgtacaacatttacctcgtttcacactttggtgtacaaccttcattttgtcttactaatatgtacgaccttataggtgacctcccactatggtatatggccggttaaaatgaccgatcaacgcgccacatcatcattttttcatctctcctatTTAAAAAAATGGGACCCACCCTAGTATAATTTCTAAAATACCCTTAGTTGACTTTAACtccttaaattattaaaatactcTCTTTCCTATCTCTTCTCACCCAGAATTTTATAGCTTCGCCTTTTCCTATTCTATGTGTGctttgaaagaaaaatattcATAAATCTTGCTCCATCTTCAACACATCATGTGAATCAAAAGCAGCTGAAATCATACCAACAAAGCTATCCTATCTGTATATCCTTTTATTTATTCGAACTCCCATCTCCTGCAGAATTTCCTATCGCTTCCTCTCATCCACCATATACACCGCTTCTCCATGTGTCGATGAACAATGTCCATCGCTTCTCCATCCGCCAGTGAACGATATCCACTGCTTTTCCTGGCGAAATCAGTTCTGAAACTTCTCCATCTCGCGGAGGCACTGTATAACGGATTTTGTTGGAAGATTGCAATCTTAGCCAAAACGGTTAACTCTTACGATTTTTCTCGTTGAATCATCAATGTCCAACCTCATAATCTAACTTTCTGTTGCTGGATTGTAAATCATTTTTTGTCTAAACTCTTTTTCATAGCCGAAAAATGAATGGGAATAGATCTGGACAAAATCCATCTGCCTCTCTTTCATGAAGCCGACCTGGGTAAATCAATGAAATTAGATGACACTTACCGGTGAAAAGAGCACTATTTTGGAGTTGTAGATCTTCTCGTAGAAGCTGGTCGAGATTGTGAACTATGGTCGTCGATGTCTCAATGTTCCCAACAGTCTGAGATGTTTTTTATTTGGAATTTTCACTGGGATTTTGACAACATGGATTCTGTTGAATTTTTTCTATGCATGAATCCAATTAAATTTTTTGGATTCCATTTTATATGGGTTTTTATTTTGTGGATTTGAGtttttaaaattcaatttaatagGGTTTGTTCATCAATTTAATAtgggttattttattttaaataaggtGAAAATTATTTATGTAGAATTGTACCTTTAGTTAATTTAGGAGGGAAAAATAACAAGGTATTTTAGTCATTTCAATTCTAAGGGTCCCACATTTTTAAataggagagatgaaaaaatgatgatgtggcatgttgacttgcgttgaccggttattttaaccggccatacaccatagtgggaggtcacctataaggtcgtacatattagtgagacaaaatgaaggttgtacaccaaagtgtgaaacggggtaaaggttgtatacgattgatgaaatttaccccaaatAATGtcaatttttaactttcattcTCATCACTTCCTTTTCCTTTCCATTACCTCATTTAACTCTCATGTCGGTTAACCTCTAAACTCCCAACAAAATTCAATACAAGTGGAAATAACAAAAGGAAAAGCATCAATAAAAATTTGAGGATAAATGAGGTCCTTTCTCACTTGCAAAGTCGTGCATATGGGCGTAACCAACTCATAGCCTATATACATTAtacttattaattaatattagaaactttatttaattaatttattcatAGCTATAATCAAATTACAATTATCTTATAAATCAACTAATTAAATAACCTCCCTACACTTTATAAATGTCGGCCTAGCCCTATCCTCACTTTGGAATTACCATTCCGTCCTCCGACCTTAATTCTATGTGAGGCTCATTAAGTTCTTACCGCCACTAGCTGTATACTGTCACGACCCAACCCAAaccatgaccggcgcataaattaaattaattttaatctatgctagc includes:
- the LOC136227913 gene encoding uncharacterized protein gives rise to the protein MEGEPKSKSKSKWVQGEIGGSSDRRNRVNKKLHGSRMHRGTDASQGGSKPHHKRVKKERLPWVQRGIDASQGEMGGGFQHHQIKCKRVKKKRASRVQRGGSVHNKVNKEWMARVQRAIDASDEDMDAGFESCPFFWRPMNKSVDPIFVEVRKAKDRRYAKKAMEFYEKSQDDEFEILEVLYSERSRLLNPESKSDQAWCHVSFIAKPKNADCTDVSPKHFFGELLESDCSSKCNATYCCTFEPSDDPGFNHGCILCPAGQKFHPANGYHVGRPPWIQAGFVWI